The following nucleotide sequence is from Pangasianodon hypophthalmus isolate fPanHyp1 chromosome 8, fPanHyp1.pri, whole genome shotgun sequence.
GCATCCCTAATGTACTGGCAGTGATTCAGTGACTATTAAGCAAACAGTGGTTTAGCCAGTGCACTTTGAGCATGGTTTGAAATTGGGCTGCCACTAGAGGGCATCTGTTTTCAACTGTAGTCCATCTTGTCCATGTGTCAGACATGCACAATCAGAACTTCTTCCAGTTTTAACCTATGAATGCTAACACAGTACTTGAGTAAATTAAGTCTACTACTGTTGGCAGTTTACTTGTTACCAACCTAATATCATCGCATATTAACACAAGCGGAGCTGGAGATATGACAAATACACTAATCAATTCTTATTTTTACTTCTGAATAAGTACTTTAGCCAGTGTTACTTATTAATAAGCATTGCCATTTGTCACTGCTTGGTGTCTAAACATATAGCAAAGCTGTAGCTGTTGACTCGTGCTTGCTGCTGTGTTCTGTCTTTGCTCCAAACTGCATCAGGTTTGAAGGTTGACTATTTACTCAAGCCTGTCATCTTTTGCCAAACACTGTTAACGTTTCCCCTCACTGAAAAGAATGTTACAGatccttttttaaatgacaaatttcAAGCATTGTGTAATTTTTCATGGTGCCTACTGTGTTTACTAAGGTATTTCTGTCATAATGCAATAAATGATTGATCATTTTGGCAAGGTCAACCTCCTGCTTGTCAGACTTGGAATGGGTTTATTTGCTCTCCTGTAATATACATAACCTGCAGTGGCATACATTGATCTGTGTCCTGCGTCACACTAACACTTGCCTGTCAGGGTTGATCCTAGTTGATTTTTTCAGTAAGGGTTtgagctttttttatttttttttttatcagtgcagcaaaactacagggtgtcccagaagtctccatacgtaggggaaattaacacttttcagcaaaatttttcatacttattatatattattttagatgGCCTTTATATTTTTGAtggcctttaagaatgccttaagaaatcattctcatggctgggtcgggaagctgttgcaaggttgcgatggacttcaacaggaaacatggcaagcacatcacacacacacactgttgacaacattattaacaaattcaaaaagactggaagtgttgtggaccagCCGAGACGAGGACGTcaacgaacatccactgacgaaggcacaaccgttgtgctggcatacatagtcccctacgTATGAagagttttgggacaccctgtactaCACTGACACACTTTAAAACGTTTCTGGGGAATTCATTTAAGTGAGCAGATTGATAAAAAGGGGGTCTTTCAAGCCCATTGGGCAAATTAAAGCTCTAGTGTGCTTGCCCAGTCACATGTTTCAGGGGACTGTCACCAATTCAACTGGACTAAAAAGTGTTTGCAAACATAATTTAACTCAAATATACGGCAAGCTAGTTGTGTATTAATACAGACATAAGAAAgtgagtggttatttgaattaccaGGATGAGGATGACTCCTCTGTCCTCTTCTGATAATGTTTTTGATGATTGATATTGTGTTttaccttcaaaaaaaaaaaaaaaaagactttatgTTCTCATCTTGTAACACTTGGGAGGAAAAAAgtgtctttgtttctgtttgacATGTTTCTGTGACTATTGTGTTTCTCTGGTCAATGCATCCTGGGAATAAGCCTATACTCTAAGTGCTGTAAGCTCCTTAATCAAGGTGTTGAGCAAAACAACGTTCCAAGGGAAGAGTTCTTGAGTTTTACTGATGTGCAAACGTAGAAACACATAGTGggacagaaaaataaagcagaCAGAACACCACAGTTTTAGCAACTTACTGTAACTTACTTTTTGCTCATTTTGTACAGTACAGACTTATACTAAAAGAATTCATTTCATCTGCAAAATgcttcagaataaataaaaccaaacagttttatttacaaagttttgtaagtgtattttaaaaacaaaccaaaaaacccCCAGAAATATCGcatttacacaaatatttagaccctttgctatgacacaTGAAATTGAGTTCAGGAGCATCCTGTTCCAGTTGAGATGTTTCTACTTGATCAAACTTGATCACAAATCATCTGTGGTAAATTCAGTTGATTGGTTGTGGTTTGGAAAGGCACAcctctgtctgtatatctgatACAGCATGTCATCAAAAAACAAGCCATGAGGTTAAAGGAATCGTTTGCATacttcaagtcaagtcaagtggctttattgtcatttcagccgtatacagctagttagtacacagtgaaatgaaacaacgttcctccaggaccaaggtactacataaaacaaacacagaactacaggagactgcatatgtttacataaagtgcagTATAAAGACAGCAcaaaaactatcaaaacaagacaataggcacagtaagttacagtgcagcgctgaCAAGTACACAGACAAAACTCTGTACTGTGTACTATAAAACTTCCTAGACAAATCTGTGTTaaggcacagatctggggaaggGAAAATTATTAAGCTTTGAATATCCCAAAGAACACCAGGCAGAACTTCTTAGAGCTAATCGCCCAGCCAAACTGAACAAACAAAGCAGAAAATCTTTACTCAGGGAGGTGACCAAAGACATTGAAGGTCTCGGTGACAAAACTCCAGAGGTCCTATGTGGAGATGGGAGAATCTGCTAGAATTTCCCCCCATCAACCATCTCTAAATGCTAGAATACAACCATCTTTGGAGCACTCCACTAATCAGGCCTTTACAGTAGAGCGTCCAGAGGGAAGCCATGCCTCAATAAAAGGCGCATGACTGCACAGTTTGCCAAAAGACATTTCTCAGGTCATGAAAAGAAAGGTTCTTTCATATAATGTAATTGAGATTGGAGCATTTGGTGGAGACAAGCGCCTGCTTTTAGGGGTTTGCTTGCTCACTGTGATCAGCTGTGCACGTGTACACTGCGGTTGAATATGCCCTTGCACATGTTAGTCATATTAACACTATCATGTTTTAGTAATAATTCTGAAAAGCTTGTAGGGTTCAACAGTCAGTGCAGTAGGAATGAAGAAACAGCAAGCCTGTGAAGGAGTTCCTTACATTTTCCCTATGAAACTGACGCTTTCAGACTCCTTCTCTTCTTCAAGTACAGCCACACCCCTGAGTATGGCTTAGTGCTATGATTAGACAGTGATTGCGATTCAGTGCGACATGACTGCAGCACACTGATTaaagtgaaatgcaatgcaaagaGAAATACATTCACTTCTGGCAAGTTAGCATTTGATTATTAAACAGTAATACCCTGCTGGTTTTCACTGAAGAGAGTTTACAACCTAAGAGCAATGAAGGTTTACTTTTCAATATAGgaagttttctgttttaaatgcagATCACGGTCACTGCtgacattcatttcatttttaacaagcaatcccctgctgtttttttttttttttttttttttttttttttttagtgaagaGATCTTAAGAGCAGTGAATTAAGAGCAATGCAGTGAAGCGCACAAAAGCAaagcaatatatttttttctatattatttcaatgttttatttatttattttttttaaacaagtgtgTTATATTTAAGTGTgttatactattttttttttttttctggcacaaAATCTTCTCCCAAGTACCAGCAAAATTGCAAATTGACCCCGATATTTCaggggaagaaggcaagcccaTGTTCTAGGAGTTGTAAGCATTGTGCTCATGGAGGTGATTTGTAGGAGATGCCAAGTGTCAAAttggaatgaataaaaaagccTGATTACttctagaaaaaaattaaatttgctGACCAAGTACTATTTACCTAgagaaatgaatacattttttctgaaaaagtttAATGAGACAGTGTATGATTCTTGCCCCTTAAATCGAaataacacatcacacactcatttgtgTTGCAGCcacaatgtgttttttaaaggtCCTATGTCTTAGTATCTGACAACCTCATGAGACATCATAAAACAAGCCCTTcaatgttcatttaaaattcattatACTATCAATAGCCTTCTCAACAAAAGAGGAAGTATTTGCCACAGTAGATGTCttttttgatgttttatatCAGAAGGATGAAGTGATAAAAATCTCACTAATGGGATTAATTCCTAAAACCAGGAAACAGGATATTTTTGGCTGAGTACAGTTTTGTTTCTAAATGTCTGTATTGTTTGGCCATATTTCccagtttgtttgctttgtttgtataattaaaagttattttaaataatgtaattaaacatgttttttggtCTCCTTGTAGGCTTTCTGCAAACCAGGTGAGACATCAGTGAGTCATGGAGGACGAAGGCAGCTTCATAGAGTTTGATGTGCCAGAGTTCAGCAACACTGTTCTTAAGCAGCTCAATGAGCTGCGGCTCCAGGGTAAGCTCTGCGATATTATTGTGCACATCCAGGGCCGACCATTCCAGGCACACAAAGCTGTGCTGGCTGCCAGTTCACCATACTTCCGTGACCACTCGTCTCTAGGCACCATGAGTGGGCTCTCCATCTCGGTGATCAAGAACCCGGCAGTGTTTGAGCAGCTATTAACCTTTTGCTACACGGGACACATGGAGCTGCATCTGCGTGATGTTGTTAGCTTCCTTACTGCCGCCAGCTTCCTGCAAATGCAGGCTGTCATCGACAAGTGTACCCAGATCCTGGAGGGCCTCCATTCAAAGATCAGTTTGCCTGTGGTTTCTGGCCAAGCAGAATCTGAAGAAGACCTCGATTCTAGAGTGGGACACAATGGTGCAAAAGAGATGGGTATTTTTTTGAATCCTACCCAGATTTCCCCACCCTATTACCCTAGGAAAAGCCATCGAGTAGAAGCAAGTGGAGGTGGAAAAGGGCTTGCGCACTTAGCAGAGGAGGGGCAATCAGATCGAGGGAGCGATTGCGCTTCAGAGCAGGAGGCATCAATGGAAGTAGAGCCTGACCAAGTAGACTTGATTGAAAAGAACGGGCAAGTCGCTGATATACACATCAAGTTGGAAAAAACGGAGCGGCCCAGCTACTCAGACAGCTCTTCGGCGGGCGATGATAGCTTCCACACAGAACTGGTGGATGGTGAGCAAGTTTTAGCTGTGACTGTGGGACCTTATGGGCCAGTGCCACCCCCTGCTCAGTACACCTATTCAGCACTTCCTTCATCCTGCTTTGTCGGTATCAGTCCATCCAGTCCCTCTCAGTCAATTCTCAGTGGATTTCGAGGTGGCCGCACCAGACCTAGGCGGAATATGCCAGTCCCGGCTGATGTACTTTCTCAGCTTAAGCCAGGCGCAGAGGAAGGAGAGGGAATGGCATCAGGAGTTGTTTTTGAGAATGACGTGAGGGAACGAGGTCTCCGTGGCCATTGGTATCCTTTCAACGAGCGCCTTGTTTGTGTCTACTGTGGCAAGTCCTTCAACCAGAAAGGCAGCCTGGACCGCCACATGCGTTTGCACATGGGCATTACTCCATTCGTCTGCAAGTACTGTGGCAAGAAGTACACACGCAAAGACCAACTAGAGTATCACATCCGTGGCCACACGGACAATAAACCCTTCCACTGCCAGATTTGCGGCAAGTGCTTCCCTTTTCAGGGCACCCTCAACCAGCACTTGCGCAAGAAGCACATGGGTTCCGGCGTCGAGGTGAACAACCACACAGGCCCACAGGGGGAAGCAGCAGATGGCCAGCGAGGGGCGCCAGTGGAGGTTTCGGAGATTGTGTACAACGATACCTATAATGATGATGGGTCTGCAAAAACGAGCGAGGAGAGTGTAAAAGGCAGTGCCGAAGAACCCCCTGGGCCCAGATGTGATTAAGATGTTGACCGTTTCTTGAGAAGTGGATGTTGAACCTGCCTTGCGCATTTTCTACTAGTACATTTTTGTGATCTGGTTTAAGAAGAGATAATGCATTCTTGATAAGCAAGTTTTTCAAAGGTGAGGGGAATTGTAGTCAGGGAGAAGGATTGAGTGAGACATCTCAATAATTAAGGCCttcaaagagtttttttttttttatgttttttttatagataaatatttccatgtttttaAGCATAGAGTAATATAGGCATGTtgcaataatgaataatgtgaaaGCTCAGTTAAGATGCTTGTCATATCATGCTTTTACCTGACCTGTTTTTGCACATTTGGCCTCAAGTAGGCCAATAACTCACAAGGATTGGTTTTACCTACCAGTGCAAAAGCTCTGTGACACATCTGTTCAATACCTCATCATACAATGTAACATACTCACAATATGGCAGTATTGTCAAAGTTTATTCAGCTCCAACCGGGTTCTACCTCAGTCCAGAACCTGAAAGGAAGTGAACAAGCATCTTGTTTTAAAAGGTTTCAGTTGCTTTACATAGCAATTTTGGCACAACACATTTTCACTACACAAAGCTTTGGTACTACATTGAACTGTTTGTTTGAGACTGTATGAAATCCAGACTGCTGTcattggatttttaaaaatgctatgtTTCTGAGAAAGGTGCTTTTTGGGTGGTTAGGGTTAAGTTAGGTTATAGTCTCCCTGCTTTAAGGATGGGGAATTAAACACCAGATATTATGAATTGTATAGTTATTTACAGTTTGGGTGTACAACAGCAAGTAAATATCAAGCATAACTGATTATAATGCAAGAAAACCCATTTCCTCTAGATTTTTAGAGATTTTAATACAAGAAAGTCAGTATATTTTTTGAAGACAATAATCAGAAGAGCTGATGTTGATTTTAGTTTTACTGCCACAATATTCATTAGCTGGTTGTTGGTTTTCCAACAACTCCTCGTGACCACATTTtccactataaaaaaaaaatcctgacacCCACAAACATATCTGAGCAGCACAAGCATAACCTCAGTACTGAAAATCATGCCGAAAATTCTCAACACTAAACAAGCGGGAAATGCATTTTAGATTAGTGGAAGATGAGGGTCAGtacattatttgttttaaagctAATGGTTCTGATGAGCCACATCAGGCAGTTTGGGGATGAATGTCTTTTGTTGCCTTTGAAGCTTCCTTTAAAGAGATTTGTTCTACATAAGAAATACTCGCTGGAGGACGTGTAAATTTGAATTCTGTTGGTATAGTCTAAACTAATATCTTTGTGAAGGAATTTCCACAAACCTTAAAAGTTGTTGAAATTTCAGTGTCGTCTAAGCTCATTGTTACAAAGTTGGCACTCAGTTCCTTAGCAATTTGCTATGATA
It contains:
- the zbtb34 gene encoding zinc finger and BTB domain-containing protein 34, which codes for MEDEGSFIEFDVPEFSNTVLKQLNELRLQGKLCDIIVHIQGRPFQAHKAVLAASSPYFRDHSSLGTMSGLSISVIKNPAVFEQLLTFCYTGHMELHLRDVVSFLTAASFLQMQAVIDKCTQILEGLHSKISLPVVSGQAESEEDLDSRVGHNGAKEMGIFLNPTQISPPYYPRKSHRVEASGGGKGLAHLAEEGQSDRGSDCASEQEASMEVEPDQVDLIEKNGQVADIHIKLEKTERPSYSDSSSAGDDSFHTELVDGEQVLAVTVGPYGPVPPPAQYTYSALPSSCFVGISPSSPSQSILSGFRGGRTRPRRNMPVPADVLSQLKPGAEEGEGMASGVVFENDVRERGLRGHWYPFNERLVCVYCGKSFNQKGSLDRHMRLHMGITPFVCKYCGKKYTRKDQLEYHIRGHTDNKPFHCQICGKCFPFQGTLNQHLRKKHMGSGVEVNNHTGPQGEAADGQRGAPVEVSEIVYNDTYNDDGSAKTSEESVKGSAEEPPGPRCD